One window of the bacterium genome contains the following:
- a CDS encoding T9SS type A sorting domain-containing protein, with protein MRAVLCFLLIILSGMWFVAFGQPDTLWTQHLQIGYSVSLYRAVELAEGGFAVAGSCSRDGATLDWFVARLSENGDVTWSRAFGTTEQSEQANSIVQTADGNLMLIGQSAAVSASSRTLALMGVSIAGDSLWTRSYSASQGLRKGMDGAALPDGNVMLVGYKLGTDQAHSDMWLLKVSAIGDTLWTRLYGGNDTDTGSRILAPGTGTNVYLAGQTKSNGSGDYDFWLLQTDSSGQQIADHPYGTPFIEKCFDIALGNSHLYLAGRTQDSRSDAYLVKVSSNYVAEWSRAYDNGGDEEQISGVADRPGGGAVCVGWTGASTTSTLPWLFRVNRHGTLEQSWTLSTVQSGQFAGILPITHGGYLAWGTITAAGNNEGYVVKYAPTGELCGFVNAEDTQQPIGGVHVSLADGSVMAVTDSLGHYSLDLVPGTHDVSAWGPCISRRTLSNVIVGQDSSTNTDFEVGSPQFECRQTSINMIVRNHIPNQAPLAVYNTGEGELELNLTVEMQQPNSNWLAVEPLHSVIPSGDSLILNVRVSADTTDNGIFEYYGFVVVHTSACPDSIARVPVWVSVLDAPGTPRTTAHAFALEPAYPNPFNPQTTLSYSVPRDTHVRLAVYDVTGRTVAMLSDGWQSAGTHQVRFDGTGFASGIYFVRMETSDFSAMEKLMLLK; from the coding sequence ATGCGCGCTGTTCTCTGTTTCCTCTTGATCATATTGTCCGGAATGTGGTTTGTGGCTTTCGGCCAGCCGGACACTCTATGGACACAGCACCTGCAGATTGGCTATTCCGTGTCTTTGTACCGGGCCGTTGAACTGGCGGAGGGAGGCTTTGCTGTAGCCGGGTCGTGCAGCCGTGACGGTGCCACGCTGGATTGGTTTGTCGCCCGGCTCTCCGAAAACGGCGACGTGACGTGGTCCCGCGCTTTCGGCACAACCGAGCAGAGCGAGCAGGCCAATTCCATTGTGCAGACCGCCGACGGCAACCTGATGCTGATCGGGCAGAGTGCTGCCGTCAGCGCCTCCTCGCGCACACTGGCCCTGATGGGTGTCAGCATTGCCGGAGACAGCCTCTGGACGCGCAGCTATTCCGCCTCTCAGGGATTGCGAAAGGGTATGGATGGCGCGGCCTTGCCCGACGGAAACGTCATGCTCGTCGGCTACAAACTGGGGACGGATCAGGCACACTCCGATATGTGGCTGCTGAAGGTCAGCGCTATCGGGGACACCCTCTGGACGCGGCTCTACGGCGGGAATGACACGGACACCGGAAGCCGCATCCTCGCTCCCGGTACCGGAACCAATGTCTATCTGGCCGGTCAAACCAAGAGCAACGGCTCCGGCGACTACGATTTCTGGCTCCTTCAGACGGACAGTAGCGGTCAACAGATCGCAGATCATCCCTACGGCACGCCCTTCATCGAGAAGTGTTTTGATATTGCACTGGGTAATAGCCATCTATATCTGGCTGGACGCACACAGGACAGCCGCAGCGATGCCTATCTGGTCAAGGTAAGTTCGAACTATGTCGCCGAATGGTCGCGGGCCTACGACAACGGCGGGGATGAAGAGCAGATTTCCGGCGTGGCTGACCGGCCCGGCGGCGGCGCGGTCTGCGTGGGCTGGACCGGCGCAAGCACGACCAGCACTCTGCCATGGCTCTTCCGCGTCAATCGCCACGGCACCCTCGAGCAGTCCTGGACGTTATCGACGGTTCAGTCCGGACAATTCGCCGGCATTTTGCCCATTACACATGGCGGCTATCTGGCTTGGGGTACGATCACAGCCGCAGGAAATAATGAAGGCTATGTCGTCAAGTATGCGCCCACCGGCGAGCTTTGCGGCTTCGTGAATGCGGAGGATACTCAGCAGCCTATCGGCGGCGTACACGTGTCTCTTGCAGACGGTTCGGTGATGGCCGTGACGGATTCGCTGGGCCACTATTCGCTGGATCTGGTTCCCGGCACGCATGACGTCAGCGCATGGGGGCCGTGCATCTCGCGGCGGACTCTGTCCAATGTCATCGTGGGGCAGGATTCGTCTACCAACACGGATTTTGAGGTGGGATCACCGCAGTTCGAATGCCGGCAGACGTCGATTAACATGATTGTCCGCAACCATATTCCGAATCAGGCTCCGCTTGCCGTTTACAATACTGGCGAGGGAGAGTTGGAACTGAACCTGACCGTTGAGATGCAGCAACCCAATAGCAACTGGCTTGCGGTGGAACCACTGCACTCGGTCATACCGTCCGGTGACTCGCTCATTCTGAATGTTCGGGTTTCCGCCGACACAACGGACAACGGGATTTTCGAGTACTACGGCTTTGTTGTGGTGCATACATCCGCTTGCCCCGACAGCATTGCCCGGGTTCCGGTATGGGTTTCGGTCCTCGATGCTCCCGGCACGCCGCGCACGACCGCGCATGCTTTTGCGCTTGAACCGGCTTATCCGAATCCTTTCAATCCTCAGACAACGTTGTCCTATTCGGTACCACGCGACACCCACGTCCGTCTCGCCGTTTATGACGTCACGGGCCGCACCGTAGCCATGTTGTCCGACGGATGGCAATCTGCGGGTACCCATCAGGTTCGTTTCGACGGCACGGGGTTCGCCTCCGGCATATACTTTGTCCGCATGGAAACCTCCGACTTCTCCGCCATGGAGAAACTCATGCTCCTGAAATAG
- a CDS encoding EamA family transporter: MKRESLNALFAYLTLCIVWGTTYLGIKIALEGFDPFFMVGVRFLIAGLLMSPVLLRKRAQLPADRKEWLAIIVSGICLLVGGNGLVTLSERYIASGVTALTVATNPAWAVLIGGWFFSREERYGKIALTGMLLAMAGVVLLHHNRLSVGNHDLPGVLAACASPILWATGSLIARNYIRRTDVLTTTALQMLAATIPVFLISLALGESWHVTLTARVVWAMVFLILIGSVLVYAAYVWLTQHMPISRIVTYTYINPVVALILGRIVLGEPIEAHVIPASALIIGGLLLIYFTRFRKAASRS; the protein is encoded by the coding sequence ATGAAACGCGAATCGCTGAATGCCCTGTTCGCGTACCTGACCCTGTGCATCGTGTGGGGCACGACCTATCTGGGGATCAAGATCGCCCTTGAGGGCTTCGATCCCTTCTTCATGGTGGGCGTGCGCTTTCTGATTGCCGGCCTCTTGATGTCCCCGGTGTTGCTGCGCAAGCGCGCGCAGTTGCCCGCAGACCGGAAAGAGTGGCTGGCGATCATCGTCTCCGGTATCTGCCTGCTGGTGGGCGGCAACGGTCTTGTGACGCTTTCCGAACGCTACATTGCCTCCGGCGTTACGGCGCTCACCGTGGCCACCAATCCCGCGTGGGCGGTGCTGATCGGCGGCTGGTTCTTCTCCCGCGAGGAACGCTACGGCAAAATTGCCCTCACCGGAATGCTGCTGGCCATGGCAGGAGTCGTGCTGCTGCACCATAACCGCTTGAGCGTCGGCAACCATGATCTTCCCGGTGTGCTGGCCGCCTGCGCCTCACCGATCCTATGGGCCACGGGTTCGCTCATCGCGCGCAATTACATCCGCCGCACCGATGTGCTGACCACCACGGCCTTGCAAATGCTCGCCGCCACCATTCCGGTGTTTCTGATTTCCCTCGCTCTCGGAGAATCGTGGCATGTGACCCTCACCGCGCGCGTGGTATGGGCCATGGTCTTCCTGATTCTCATCGGGTCGGTGCTGGTGTATGCCGCCTATGTCTGGCTGACGCAGCATATGCCGATCTCGCGGATCGTCACTTATACCTACATCAATCCCGTGGTGGCATTGATCCTTGGCAGGATCGTGCTCGGCGAGCCTATCGAAGCCCATGTCATCCCTGCTTCGGCTCTGATTATCGGCGGCCTGCTGCTTATCTACTTTACCCGCTTCCGAAAAGCAGCGAGCCGGTCTTAA
- a CDS encoding response regulator, whose translation MLPQTPKCLVVDDSDSMLRMLSLFMEHLGFEPLTARDGDEGISAVREHHPDLVVSDIHMPNRNGLLLLQDIKELNPSLPVILITGYIHFKADANAVATQPDVFMEKPFTLEQMRDAVDKLKPAIERAWSVH comes from the coding sequence ATGTTGCCGCAAACTCCCAAGTGTCTGGTGGTCGATGACAGCGACAGTATGCTGCGGATGTTGTCGCTCTTTATGGAGCATCTCGGGTTCGAACCGTTGACCGCGCGTGATGGCGATGAGGGCATCAGTGCGGTGCGCGAGCATCATCCGGACCTCGTGGTATCCGACATCCACATGCCGAATCGCAACGGCCTGTTGCTGCTTCAAGACATCAAAGAGCTGAATCCCTCGCTGCCGGTCATTTTGATCACGGGCTATATCCATTTCAAGGCCGACGCCAATGCCGTCGCCACGCAACCCGACGTCTTTATGGAGAAACCGTTTACTCTCGAGCAGATGCGGGATGCGGTAGACAAACTTAAACCTGCCATCGAGCGGGCCTGGAGCGTTCATTAA
- a CDS encoding RNA-binding protein — protein MLNIYAGNLAYSVTEEDLRQAFSAYGKVERASVIMDRLTGRSRGFGFVEMQDEMEARSAIEGLHEMDLKGRKMLIREARPKGEQMAGARRER, from the coding sequence ATGCTGAACATCTATGCAGGCAACCTCGCGTACTCCGTGACGGAGGAGGATCTTCGCCAGGCTTTTTCAGCCTATGGCAAGGTGGAACGCGCGTCGGTCATTATGGACCGGCTGACCGGTCGCAGCCGGGGGTTCGGTTTCGTCGAAATGCAGGACGAAATGGAAGCTCGGTCAGCAATTGAAGGGTTGCATGAAATGGATCTCAAGGGTCGGAAGATGCTGATCCGTGAAGCCCGTCCTAAGGGCGAGCAAATGGCTGGTGCGCGTAGAGAACGATAG
- a CDS encoding hemerythrin domain-containing protein: MDLLTHFDSSRREFLRAGGLIAAATFTLRPATLLAQAIDPKPAKKKEEKLPPTEDLMREHGLLSRVLLIYDEAENRLTAGKAFPMDALAAAAGIVRRFVEDYHERNEEAYVFPRLNKPGGLPDLVRVLLDQHNAGRQLTGDITRLALAGTPKTDTDRAQIAYRLKAFNRMYRPHKAREDTVLFPALRDAMSEHELHQLGDTFEKQETQLFGEDGFEKVLDEVDALEKRLGLNDLAQYTPKG, from the coding sequence ATGGATCTACTTACGCACTTCGATTCGAGCCGACGTGAGTTTCTGCGCGCGGGAGGTCTGATTGCCGCGGCGACATTTACCCTCAGACCGGCTACTTTGCTGGCGCAAGCCATCGATCCCAAACCGGCGAAGAAGAAAGAGGAAAAGTTGCCACCGACCGAAGATCTGATGCGCGAGCACGGACTCCTGAGCCGCGTGCTGCTGATCTACGATGAGGCAGAAAACCGGCTGACGGCAGGAAAAGCCTTTCCGATGGACGCGCTGGCAGCGGCGGCGGGAATTGTGCGGCGGTTCGTGGAAGACTATCATGAACGCAACGAGGAAGCTTATGTGTTTCCGCGCCTGAACAAGCCCGGTGGGCTGCCCGATCTGGTGCGGGTGCTGCTTGATCAGCATAATGCGGGGCGGCAGCTTACCGGTGATATTACGCGGCTGGCTCTGGCCGGCACTCCGAAGACGGATACGGATCGCGCCCAAATTGCCTATCGCCTGAAGGCCTTCAATCGCATGTACCGGCCCCACAAGGCGCGGGAAGATACGGTGCTGTTTCCCGCGCTGCGCGACGCGATGAGCGAGCATGAACTCCATCAGCTCGGCGACACCTTCGAGAAACAGGAGACACAGCTTTTCGGCGAAGATGGATTTGAGAAAGTCCTCGATGAAGTTGACGCCCTCGAGAAGCGGTTGGGGCTGAACGATCTGGCGCAATACACGCCCAAGGGATAA
- a CDS encoding 8-oxoguanine deaminase, whose product MAGWLLKNLEAVFEKNGSEQAGVDLLIEGKRVAKVGKDLPQPEGARVLDCRGKVALPGLVNTHHHFFQTLTRCLPAAQNSKLFDWLRYHYGVWRFVNAEAMRAAARLAIGELLLTGCTTTSDHCYLFPQGMADDPLGIDVDAAQELGIRFCGTRGSMTMGKSQGGLPPEELIEEDDHVLRHSEEVIRRWHNPAECSMCQIHLAPCTPFNVTERLLRETALLARQHKVRLHTHLAETLDETDFCLRKFGKRPLALMEDLGWVGEDVWFAHGVHFNDSELDTLSKTGCGIAHCPSSNMRLGSGVARVPDMLARGMTVGLAVDGSASNDSSDMLGELRQAMLLGRVMYGASALSAHQVISLATEHSARLLGRTDFGTLQSGKAADIALFDLEQLSYAGAGDPIAALLFCGGSHRAWAVMVNGEFVVKDGQLVRGDEEQIRRDAVMQAKALRQRAGL is encoded by the coding sequence ATGGCGGGCTGGCTGCTGAAGAATCTCGAGGCGGTGTTCGAAAAGAACGGCTCCGAACAGGCGGGTGTGGACCTTTTGATTGAAGGCAAGCGGGTGGCGAAGGTCGGAAAGGATCTGCCGCAGCCGGAGGGAGCGCGCGTGCTCGACTGCCGGGGCAAGGTGGCCCTGCCGGGATTGGTGAACACGCACCACCACTTCTTTCAGACTCTGACCCGCTGCCTGCCTGCCGCTCAAAACAGCAAGCTCTTCGACTGGCTCAGATACCATTACGGAGTCTGGCGGTTCGTGAATGCGGAGGCCATGCGGGCTGCGGCGCGGCTGGCCATTGGCGAGCTGCTGCTGACGGGCTGCACCACAACCTCCGATCACTGCTATCTCTTCCCTCAAGGAATGGCCGATGATCCTCTCGGAATCGATGTAGACGCGGCGCAGGAGTTAGGCATTCGCTTCTGCGGGACGCGGGGCTCGATGACCATGGGAAAGTCACAGGGCGGTCTGCCGCCGGAAGAACTGATCGAAGAGGATGACCATGTGCTGCGGCACAGTGAAGAGGTGATTCGCCGCTGGCATAATCCGGCGGAGTGCTCCATGTGCCAGATTCACCTTGCGCCCTGTACGCCATTCAATGTCACGGAGCGGCTGCTGCGCGAAACCGCGCTGCTGGCGCGGCAGCACAAGGTGCGGCTGCATACGCATCTGGCGGAGACGCTGGATGAGACGGATTTTTGTTTGCGGAAATTCGGCAAGCGGCCGCTGGCACTTATGGAAGATTTGGGTTGGGTGGGAGAGGATGTGTGGTTCGCACATGGCGTGCATTTTAACGACTCGGAGTTGGACACGCTGAGCAAAACCGGCTGCGGCATTGCCCACTGTCCGTCCAGCAATATGCGCCTGGGATCGGGTGTGGCGCGCGTTCCGGACATGCTGGCGCGCGGCATGACCGTGGGGCTTGCCGTGGACGGCAGCGCCTCCAATGACAGCTCGGACATGCTGGGCGAATTGCGGCAGGCGATGCTGCTGGGCCGCGTGATGTACGGCGCGTCGGCGCTGAGTGCACATCAGGTGATTTCGCTGGCCACCGAACACTCGGCGCGGCTGTTAGGCCGAACGGATTTCGGAACTCTGCAATCCGGCAAGGCGGCCGACATTGCGCTCTTCGATCTGGAGCAGTTGTCCTATGCCGGCGCGGGAGATCCGATTGCGGCGCTGCTGTTCTGCGGCGGCAGTCATCGCGCCTGGGCCGTGATGGTGAACGGAGAATTCGTCGTAAAAGACGGGCAACTCGTGCGGGGGGATGAAGAGCAGATCCGGCGTGACGCCGTAATGCAGGCGAAGGCCTTGCGGCAGAGAGCGGGGCTCTGA
- a CDS encoding RtcB family protein: MKSGALTIEQIGPFRYRIPRSSRPDMNTDGMMFLNDALLAAMHGDESPAQVANVATLPGIVGNSLAMPDMHWGYGFPIGGVAAFDAQNGVISPGGVGYDINCGVSLTRTAFTLAEVKPRLSKLIDRMFEHIPTGVGSHGALKVTKPEFEHVLTSGARWAVERGMASEEDRLHMEEEGCLDGADPHQVSERARERGFDQLGTLGAGNHFVEVQVVKKVFDEKTAAAFGLFEGQICIMVHSGSRGFGYQICTDYLPVMNKAADKYGIALVDRQLACAPLTSEEGKNYLAAMKCAANFAWVNRLTMHHHARHVLTDVMDTREERGAYRLVYDVCHNIAKFEEHKVDGKPRRVCVHRKGATRSLPPNHPLLPPAYRHVGQPVLIPGDMGRASWVMVGDENALTESFGSAPHGAGRLLSRHAGAKLMRGEEVRQMLARRGIIVQARSKATLAEEQPDVYKNVDEVVNVAAGVGLAKPVARLEPLGGIKG, from the coding sequence ATGAAGAGCGGCGCTCTCACTATCGAGCAGATCGGCCCGTTCCGCTACCGCATCCCCCGCTCATCCCGGCCCGACATGAACACCGACGGCATGATGTTTCTGAATGACGCGCTGCTCGCGGCCATGCACGGCGATGAGTCTCCTGCGCAGGTCGCCAATGTCGCGACGTTGCCCGGCATTGTCGGCAACAGTCTGGCCATGCCGGATATGCACTGGGGCTACGGCTTTCCCATCGGAGGTGTCGCGGCTTTCGACGCACAGAACGGCGTCATTTCTCCCGGTGGCGTCGGCTACGACATCAATTGCGGCGTCAGCCTGACACGGACAGCCTTCACTCTGGCCGAAGTCAAGCCGCGGCTCTCCAAGCTGATCGACCGCATGTTTGAGCATATCCCCACGGGCGTGGGCTCCCACGGCGCACTGAAGGTCACCAAACCCGAATTCGAACATGTGCTGACTTCGGGCGCCAGATGGGCGGTTGAACGCGGCATGGCCTCCGAAGAGGACCGCCTGCACATGGAAGAGGAAGGCTGCCTTGATGGCGCCGATCCGCATCAGGTTTCGGAACGCGCACGTGAACGGGGATTCGATCAACTGGGCACGCTTGGCGCGGGAAATCATTTTGTAGAAGTGCAGGTCGTGAAGAAAGTCTTCGATGAAAAGACCGCGGCGGCTTTCGGACTCTTCGAGGGGCAAATCTGCATCATGGTGCACTCCGGCTCGCGCGGTTTCGGCTATCAGATCTGCACCGACTATCTGCCCGTGATGAACAAGGCGGCGGATAAATACGGCATCGCGCTGGTGGATCGGCAACTGGCCTGCGCACCGCTCACCAGTGAAGAAGGGAAGAACTATCTCGCCGCCATGAAATGCGCGGCCAATTTTGCCTGGGTGAACCGCTTGACCATGCACCACCATGCGCGCCATGTGCTCACCGACGTCATGGACACCCGTGAGGAGCGCGGCGCATACCGTCTCGTTTACGATGTCTGCCACAACATCGCCAAGTTCGAAGAGCATAAGGTCGACGGCAAGCCGCGCCGGGTGTGCGTGCATCGCAAGGGAGCGACCCGCAGCCTGCCGCCGAATCATCCGCTGCTGCCTCCCGCCTATCGCCATGTGGGGCAACCCGTGCTGATTCCCGGGGATATGGGCAGAGCCTCGTGGGTGATGGTCGGCGATGAAAATGCTCTGACAGAATCGTTCGGCTCCGCACCGCATGGAGCGGGCCGGTTACTCTCCCGCCATGCAGGCGCAAAACTCATGCGGGGTGAAGAGGTGCGCCAGATGCTCGCCCGCCGGGGAATCATTGTGCAGGCCCGCAGCAAAGCCACCCTTGCCGAAGAGCAGCCCGATGTGTACAAGAATGTCGATGAGGTCGTGAATGTCGCCGCCGGTGTCGGTCTTGCCAAACCTGTGGCAAGGCTCGAACCCCTCGGCGGAATCAAAGGTTAG
- a CDS encoding archease: MSDALATSYRIEDHSGDFKLEAWGRDCLEALASASQGLVQQIVSLDQIEEREQLPVTVRGDDQAERLIAFLNELLYLVYTRHWLPRRVKLLRQCSQKDCTELEAVLTGEPLDAARHEVKYDIKAVTYHNFQIREEGGITTLEFVCDL, from the coding sequence ATGTCTGACGCGCTGGCTACATCTTACCGTATTGAGGACCACTCCGGTGACTTCAAACTTGAGGCTTGGGGTCGAGATTGCCTGGAGGCATTAGCCTCCGCCTCCCAAGGATTGGTCCAACAGATCGTCTCCCTCGACCAAATCGAGGAGCGCGAACAGCTACCCGTTACGGTTCGCGGCGACGATCAAGCCGAACGGCTTATTGCCTTTCTGAATGAACTGCTCTACCTCGTTTACACCCGTCACTGGCTGCCCCGGAGAGTCAAACTGCTGCGCCAATGCAGTCAAAAGGACTGTACTGAACTGGAAGCGGTGCTCACAGGTGAACCGCTGGATGCTGCGCGGCATGAAGTGAAATATGACATCAAGGCGGTCACCTATCACAATTTTCAGATCCGCGAGGAAGGCGGCATTACCACGCTGGAGTTTGTCTGTGATCTATAG
- a CDS encoding S8 family serine peptidase, producing the protein MKSLAKLLILAAAALLAATAWAAEHAPNLDELVASTEAGQPVPLVLFLDNRLTMDDIYPVAVSLPMDARREYVVQTLQSRFKEMGSRVMDYLETEKKNGHVTLLRPLWILNAVRVTGTADLISALDSGFPEVTYIAGNPDHENTLDNAGWGVRDMQAPQFWTDFGADGSGVIVGHKDAGLDLFHPGFAGHLWINPGEDVNHDGAVTAADSNGVDDDGDGYVDDFWGWGFDQDNNDIRDNPRASQNYGHGTKTASVISANFTPCDTVSVAPGAKIMELSAFLSQAAFWEASQYAILKGAQVISSSVSYKQSDCQAYPTGALDCPNRVAHRIVCEMELAAGLIHANSTGNQLSPNVPLSLAAPSDCPPPAMTPSHPIHGGLSSIIGVNAYSSSGGLSSGAFGPSAWSREDLCVDPRMAFCGPPGHGNSFPYNDYPYHHGEQRGLSKPDITAPTITPSLAMRSQGSCSSISGTSGATPHVGGACALIYSKFPGITPEAAYLLIVNSAVDAGAAGFDTVWGFGKIRPYGAATLGVAQMTLLSGTVSGPNGPLADVRVSAEGTNPVFSGTSGNYSLWLQSGTHNVRFEKEGLSDSVISVNAAGGTITQNVTLITGPAITVTLQLNPAMEGAGITVLKLSETMLTTDVSGVASFEAHRGLYRFVFGELPYRRDTLAVVITPENHAITLNLLLSPRTQPTGPDSAGYFIYDNFDTPAAAFDWVEINPNAGGLPGQQVNTGGDGVIPQTLPFMFRFYGTDYSQISISANGFIVPGTYTANLDSDWAPQPIPSTLRPNGYMAPWWADWEPQHPGGRVLYYSQADSHRVIVEWFNVENYDSTGRATFQAILYDPHFVSSPTGDGVIRFQYNQVSRGIRYMTIGLEKPSGTDGVQYGFQWNFDTHAAPIAAGRSLLITSDTLATNVADPSPHALPEEYVFNQNYPNPFNPTTTFSWSAPRTTTIRLALYDVLGREAAVIFDGVCPAGVHTQSFDATRLTTGVYFARLETQGHAIAVRKVLLLK; encoded by the coding sequence ATGAAATCGTTGGCAAAACTTCTAATCCTTGCCGCCGCCGCCTTGCTGGCCGCGACCGCATGGGCCGCCGAGCACGCGCCCAATCTGGATGAGTTGGTGGCGTCTACCGAGGCCGGACAGCCAGTTCCGCTGGTCCTTTTCCTGGATAACCGTCTGACCATGGACGATATCTATCCGGTGGCGGTCTCTTTGCCGATGGATGCCCGCCGGGAATATGTCGTGCAGACCTTGCAATCCCGGTTCAAGGAAATGGGCAGTCGCGTGATGGACTACCTCGAAACCGAGAAGAAGAACGGGCATGTGACTCTGTTGCGGCCGCTGTGGATCCTGAATGCGGTGCGTGTGACGGGCACGGCGGATCTGATTTCCGCCCTCGACAGCGGCTTTCCGGAAGTGACGTACATTGCCGGGAATCCCGATCATGAAAACACGCTGGACAACGCGGGGTGGGGTGTACGGGACATGCAGGCGCCGCAGTTCTGGACGGATTTCGGGGCGGACGGCAGTGGAGTGATTGTGGGGCATAAGGACGCCGGCCTGGATCTGTTCCACCCCGGCTTTGCGGGCCACCTGTGGATCAATCCGGGCGAAGATGTCAATCACGACGGTGCGGTTACGGCAGCCGATTCCAACGGCGTGGATGATGATGGCGACGGTTATGTAGACGACTTCTGGGGCTGGGGATTCGATCAGGATAATAACGATATTCGCGACAATCCGCGCGCCAGCCAGAACTACGGTCACGGCACCAAGACCGCATCGGTAATCAGCGCCAACTTTACTCCTTGCGATACGGTATCGGTTGCACCCGGTGCAAAGATCATGGAACTGTCCGCGTTCCTTTCGCAGGCCGCCTTCTGGGAGGCCAGCCAATACGCCATTCTGAAAGGCGCACAGGTGATCTCCTCGAGCGTCAGCTATAAGCAGTCGGATTGTCAAGCCTATCCGACGGGCGCGCTGGATTGCCCGAACCGCGTTGCGCACCGGATCGTGTGCGAAATGGAACTGGCGGCAGGACTGATTCACGCGAATTCGACAGGTAATCAGCTCTCGCCGAATGTGCCCTTGTCATTGGCGGCTCCTTCCGATTGTCCGCCGCCTGCCATGACGCCTTCGCATCCGATTCATGGCGGTTTAAGTTCGATCATTGGAGTCAACGCCTACAGTTCGTCGGGCGGCCTTTCTTCAGGCGCCTTCGGGCCGAGCGCGTGGTCGCGGGAAGATTTGTGCGTGGATCCGCGCATGGCCTTCTGCGGCCCTCCGGGACACGGGAATTCCTTCCCGTATAATGATTATCCATATCATCACGGCGAACAGCGAGGGCTGTCCAAGCCCGACATCACCGCGCCGACCATTACTCCTTCTCTGGCGATGCGTTCACAAGGGAGCTGCAGTTCCATCAGCGGCACCAGCGGTGCGACGCCGCACGTCGGCGGAGCGTGCGCGCTGATTTATTCCAAGTTTCCGGGAATTACTCCGGAAGCAGCCTATCTGTTGATTGTGAACAGCGCTGTCGATGCGGGAGCGGCGGGATTTGATACCGTATGGGGTTTCGGCAAGATCCGTCCCTATGGCGCGGCTACTCTGGGTGTGGCGCAAATGACTCTGTTGAGCGGCACAGTCTCCGGGCCCAACGGTCCGCTGGCCGATGTGCGCGTTTCCGCAGAAGGCACCAATCCGGTATTCAGTGGAACGTCGGGCAATTACAGTCTCTGGCTGCAATCCGGCACGCACAATGTCCGGTTCGAGAAGGAAGGCCTGTCCGATTCCGTGATCAGCGTGAATGCCGCGGGCGGCACGATTACGCAAAACGTTACATTGATTACAGGTCCGGCGATCACAGTCACACTGCAATTGAATCCGGCGATGGAAGGTGCGGGAATTACTGTGCTCAAACTGAGCGAGACGATGCTCACCACGGATGTTTCCGGGGTGGCGAGTTTTGAAGCGCACCGCGGCCTGTACCGGTTTGTCTTCGGAGAACTTCCCTACCGCCGCGACACTCTGGCCGTGGTCATTACTCCGGAGAATCACGCGATCACGCTGAACCTTTTGCTCTCGCCGCGCACACAGCCCACCGGTCCGGACAGCGCCGGCTACTTCATCTATGACAACTTCGACACTCCGGCGGCGGCCTTCGATTGGGTGGAGATCAATCCGAATGCGGGCGGCTTGCCGGGACAGCAGGTGAACACGGGCGGTGACGGCGTGATTCCGCAAACGCTGCCGTTCATGTTCCGTTTTTACGGCACGGATTACTCGCAGATTTCGATCAGCGCCAACGGCTTTATCGTGCCGGGAACCTACACCGCGAATCTCGATTCCGATTGGGCTCCGCAACCGATCCCGAGCACGCTTCGGCCCAACGGCTACATGGCTCCGTGGTGGGCCGACTGGGAGCCGCAGCATCCGGGTGGACGCGTCCTTTACTACAGCCAGGCTGACAGCCACCGGGTGATTGTGGAGTGGTTCAACGTCGAGAATTACGACAGCACGGGCCGGGCAACGTTCCAGGCCATCCTCTATGATCCGCACTTTGTGAGCAGCCCGACGGGTGATGGCGTGATCCGCTTCCAGTACAATCAGGTCAGCCGTGGCATCCGCTACATGACTATCGGTCTGGAGAAACCCAGCGGCACCGATGGCGTACAATACGGCTTCCAGTGGAACTTCGACACCCACGCCGCGCCGATTGCGGCGGGCCGCTCGCTGCTGATCACCTCGGATACCTTGGCAACCAATGTGGCAGATCCGTCGCCTCACGCGCTGCCTGAAGAGTATGTCTTCAACCAGAACTATCCGAATCCCTTCAACCCGACAACGACCTTTTCGTGGAGTGCGCCGCGCACGACGACAATCCGGCTGGCGCTGTATGACGTGCTGGGACGCGAAGCGGCGGTGATTTTCGACGGCGTCTGCCCGGCGGGTGTGCACACGCAGAGCTTTGATGCGACGCGCCTGACCACCGGCGTGTATTTCGCCCGTCTTGAAACACAAGGGCACGCGATTGCCGTGCGGAAGGTGCTGCTGCTGAAGTAA